A single window of Cololabis saira isolate AMF1-May2022 chromosome 24, fColSai1.1, whole genome shotgun sequence DNA harbors:
- the LOC133424989 gene encoding tripartite motif-containing protein 16-like, which yields MAQKGDRLDQETFSCSICLEVLKDPVTIPCGHSYCMNCIKNFWDEGEKKLPRCPQCRETFIPRPALVRNTMLAALVEQLKKTGLQAAPADHCYAGPEDVACDFCSGRKLKATKSCLVCLVSYCETHLQPHHDSSSFKKHKLVDPSKNLQDNICPSHGEVMKMFCRTDQKCICYLCSVDEHKGHDTVSAAAERTERQREMEVRRQQIQQEIQDREKDVKLLQWEVEAINQSADKTVEDSEEIFTEMISLLQKRSSDVKQQIRSQQETEVSRVRELEEKLQQEITDLKRRDAEMKQLSDTEDHNQFLHSCPSLSPLSQSTHTSSISIRPLTHSSSISIRPLRYFQDVTAAVSEVGGQLQDILRDPWTNVSLAITEVDVLLPQPEPVLELEPEPEPETEPEPEPEPEPEPEPEPTSRAGFLKYSCEITLDPNTVNTRMLLSGENRNVTFMREDQSYSSHPDRFINVRQVLSRESLTGRHYWEVEKKEGEVGVAVSYKNISRSGGWKERVFGGNDKSWSLYCHADSYEFIYNNIRTSISGPQSSRIGVYLDYSAGVLSFYSVSETMTLLHRVQTTFTQPLHAGVGFSYPFFRLFMVSRPGASAEFCKPK from the coding sequence ATGGCGCAGAAAGGAGATCGGCTGGACCAGGAAACCTTTTCTTGTTCCATATGTTTGGAGGTTTTAAAGGATCCGGTGActattccctgtggacacagttactgtatgaactgtattaaaaacttctgggatgaaggagagaagaaactcCCCAGGTGTCCTCAGTGTAGAGAGACTTTCATCCCGAGGCCTGCGCTGGTGAGAAACACCATGTTGGCAGCTTTAGTGGAGCAGCTGAAGAAGACCGGACtccaagctgctcctgctgatcactgctatgctggacctgaAGATGTGGCCTGTGATTTCTGCTCTGGAAGAAAACTGAAAGCCACCAAGTCCTGTTTGGTCTGTCTGGTCTCTTACTGCGAGACACACCTTCAACCTCATCATGATTCATCTTCATTCAAGAAACACAAGCTGGTGGATCCCtccaagaacctgcaggacaacatcTGTCCCAGTCATGGtgaggtgatgaagatgttctgtcgtactgatcagaagtgtatctgttatctctgctctgtggatGAACATAAAGGCCACGACACGGTCTCggctgcagcagaaaggacggagaggcagagagagatggaggtgaggcgacaacaaatccagcaggagatccaggacagagagaaagatgtgaagctgcttcagtgggaggtggaggccatcaatcagtctgctgataaaacagtggaggacagtgaggagatcttcactgagatgatctctctcctccagaaaaggagctctgatgtgaagcagcagatcagatcccagcaggaaactgaagtgagtcgagtcagagagctggaggagaagctgcagcaggagatcactgacctgaagaggagagacgctgagatgaagcagctctcaGACACCGAGGACCACAACCAGTTCCTCCACAGCTGCCCCTCACTGTCACCACTCAGTCAGTCCACACACacctccagcatcagcatccgtcctctcacacactcctccagcatcagcatccgtcctctcagATACTTTCAGGATGTGACAGCAGCTGTGTCAGAGGTCGGAGGTCAactacaggacatcctgagagacCCGTGGACAAACGTCTCACTGGCCATCACCGAGGTGGATGTTTTACtgccacaaccagaaccagtactagaactagaaccagaaccagaaccagaaacagaaccagaaccagaaccagaaccagaaccagaaccagaaccagaaccaacgagcagagctggattcttgaagtattcatgtgaaatcactctggatccaaacacagtaaacacaCGGATGTTACTGTCAGGGGAGAACAGAAATGTGACGTTTATGAGAGAAGATCAGTCTTATTCTAgtcatccagacagattcatTAATGTTCGTCAGGTCCTgagtagagagagtctgactggacgtcattactgggaggtggagaagaAAGAAGGTGAAGTTGGtgtagcagtttcatacaagaatatcagcagatcaggggGGTGGAAGGAACGTGTATTTGGAGGAAATGACAAATCTTGGTCACTATATTGTCACGCAGACAGTTATGAATTTATTTACAACAACATCAGAACCTCCATCTCAGGTCCTCAGAGCTCCAGAATAGGAGTTTACCTGGATTACAGTGCAGgtgttctgtccttctacagcgtctctgaaaccatgaccctcctccacagagtccagaccaccTTCACTCAGCCGCTGCACGCTGGAGTTGGGTTTAGTTACCCCTTCTTTAGACTCTTTATGGTCTCCCGTCCTGGAGCCTCAGCTGAGTTCTGTAAACCCAAGTAG